A genomic stretch from Oleomonas cavernae includes:
- the rfbB gene encoding dTDP-glucose 4,6-dehydratase, which produces MKILVTGGAGFIGSGLVRHIIAERAHDQVLNLDKLTYAGTLTSLHGVEGNPRYRFVQGDIGDRALLAGLLAQFAPDVVIHLAAESHVDRSIEGPGAFVETNVVGTYSLLEATLAYWRTLDAERKAAFRFHHVSTDEVFGSLGETGFFTEETPYSPRSPYSASKAASDHLVMAWHHTYGLPVVLTNCSNNYGPHQFPEKLIPLMIIKGLAGEKLPVYGKGDNVRDWLYVDDHVRALCTVFDKGRVGETYNVGGNAERTNLTVVETICAALDGLRPRADGKPHAAQIGFVTDRPGHDQRYAIDAAKIRRELGWEPRESFETGMAATVAWYLENEPWWRAIEASRYGGERLGLARRA; this is translated from the coding sequence ATGAAGATCCTGGTTACCGGCGGCGCCGGCTTCATCGGCTCAGGCCTCGTGCGCCACATCATCGCCGAGCGGGCCCATGATCAGGTGCTCAACCTCGACAAGCTGACCTATGCCGGCACCTTGACCTCGCTGCACGGCGTCGAGGGCAATCCGCGCTATCGCTTCGTCCAGGGCGACATCGGCGACCGCGCACTGCTCGCCGGCCTGCTGGCCCAGTTCGCCCCCGACGTGGTCATCCACCTGGCGGCGGAAAGCCATGTCGACCGCTCGATCGAAGGCCCCGGCGCCTTCGTCGAGACCAATGTGGTCGGCACCTACAGCCTGCTCGAGGCGACCCTGGCCTATTGGCGGACGCTGGATGCCGAGCGCAAGGCCGCCTTCCGCTTCCACCACGTCTCGACCGACGAGGTCTTCGGCTCCCTGGGCGAGACCGGCTTCTTCACCGAGGAAACCCCCTATTCGCCGCGCTCGCCCTATTCGGCCTCCAAGGCCGCGTCGGACCACCTGGTGATGGCCTGGCACCACACCTACGGCCTGCCGGTGGTGCTCACCAACTGCTCGAACAATTACGGCCCCCACCAGTTCCCCGAGAAGCTGATCCCCCTGATGATCATCAAGGGCCTGGCGGGCGAGAAGCTGCCCGTTTACGGCAAGGGCGACAATGTCCGCGACTGGCTCTATGTCGATGACCATGTCCGCGCCCTGTGCACCGTGTTCGACAAGGGCCGGGTGGGCGAGACCTACAATGTCGGCGGCAATGCCGAACGCACCAACCTGACCGTGGTGGAGACGATCTGCGCCGCCCTGGACGGGCTGCGCCCGCGCGCCGACGGCAAGCCTCATGCCGCGCAGATCGGCTTCGTCACCGACCGGCCGGGCCACGACCAGCGCTATGCCATCGACGCCGCCAAGATCCGCCGCGAACTGGGCTGGGAACCGCGCGAGAGCTTCGAGACCGGCATGGCCGCGACCGTCGCCTGGTACCTGGAGAACGAACCCTGGTGGCGCGCCATCGAGGCCTCGCGCTATGGCGGCGAGCGCTTAGGCCTCGCCCGGCGGGCATGA